Proteins co-encoded in one Aspergillus luchuensis IFO 4308 DNA, chromosome 6, nearly complete sequence genomic window:
- a CDS encoding cytochrome P450 (COG:Q;~EggNog:ENOG410PJ01;~InterPro:IPR001128,IPR017972,IPR002401,IPR036396;~PFAM:PF00067;~go_function: GO:0005506 - iron ion binding [Evidence IEA];~go_function: GO:0016705 - oxidoreductase activity, acting on paired donors, with incorporation or reduction of molecular oxygen [Evidence IEA];~go_function: GO:0020037 - heme binding [Evidence IEA];~go_process: GO:0055114 - oxidation-reduction process [Evidence IEA]): protein MIHESIQGALQGHYLTVTAGILVLSLVGKCFYELYINPLHKIAGPKLAAITRLVHMYHSLMGDEHVWVRNLHLAFGDTVRISPDQVSYSCADGWRDIYGHASATKKSTEKDMRFFGTTLSRTPDVIRAKAADHSRFRRNFSHAFSDKALREQQPLIAHYADLLIEKLREVVQADPKAKVEMVLMYNLTTFDIMGDLTFGDPLNLLKGTGNVGWVTSIFSSVKINSLRRAARYYPWCSFFLNSLLPRSLKKRQASHYQSCKDRVDWRVDQSLDRPDIWGLVMSQKESLRLSREEMYANSQLFMVAGTETTATALSGLTYQLLLNPDKMKKITKEIRDAFERDSDIDMLRLAQLKYLNMCIDEGLRMYPPVPTGMPRLTPKEGMEICGEYMPGNTAVSVHHWATYRNPRNFTRPDEFLPERWGNDPQFAGDDKAAFQPFSFGPRNCLGKNLAYHEMRLILAKVLYHYDLNLASESVGWDKQNTWTLWQKNRLMVQLTPRA from the exons ATGATTCACGAAAGTATTCAAGGGGCCCTCCAGGGGCATTATCTAACAGTGACCGCTGGTATA TTAGTTCTCTCCTTGGTAGGAAAATGTTTTTACGAGTTGTACATCAACCCTCTGCATAAGATCGCCGGTCCGAAGCTGGCGGCGATTACCCGTCTAGTGCATATGTATCACTCCCTTATGGGCGATGAGCATGTTTGGGTGAGAAACCTGCATCTGGCCTTCGGAGACACTGTCCGGATCTCGCCCGATCAAGTCAGCTACTCGTGCGCCGACGGATGGAGAGATATCTACGGCCATGCCAGTGCAACAAAGAAATCCACCGAAAAGGACATGCGATTCTTCGGCACCACACTTAGTAGAACCCCGGACGTCATTCGTGCCAAAGCTGCCGATCATTCACGCTTTCGTCGAAATTTTTCACATGCTTTCTCGGACAAGGCTTTGCgcgagcagcagccactcATCGCTCATTATGCGGACTTGCTCATCGAGAAGCTCAGAGAAGTTGTCCAAGCAGAtcccaaggccaaggtcgAAATGGTTTTGATGTACAATCTGACCACATTCGACATTATGGGTGACTTGACATTCGGAGACCCACTGAATCTGCTGAAAGGTACCGGCAACGTGGGGTGGGTGACATCGATCTTCTCCAGTGTGAAGATCAATTCACTCCGACGTGCCGCAAGATACTATCCATGgtgttcttttttcttaaactctcttctccctcggTCCTTGAAAAAACGACAAGCGTCTCATTATCAGTCATGCAAGGACAGGGTAGACTGGCGGGTTGACCAGAGCCTGGATCGCCCCGACATTTGGGGCCTGGTCATGTCGCAGAAAGAGTCCCTGCGCTTGAGCCGTGAAGAAATGTACGCCAACTCACAACTGTTCATGGTAGCTGGCACGGAAACCACCGCAACGGCGTTGAGCGGCCTCACGTATCAGTTGTTGCTGAATCCGgacaagatgaagaaaatcACCAAGGAGATTAGAGACGCCTTTGAGCGAGACTCGGACATCGATATGCTGCGGTTAGCACAGTTGAAGTACCTGAACATGTGTATCGACGAGGGCCTTCGGATGTATCCCCCTGTCCCTACCGGGATGCCCCGTCTCACTCCGAAGGAGGGTATGGAGATCTGCGGCGAATATATGCCTGGCAAT ACAGCTGTCTCGGTACACCACTGGGCGACATATCGCAACCCACGAAACTTCACCCGGCCGGACGAATTTCTTCCGGAGCGATGGGGTAACGACCCGCAGTTTGCTGGCGACGACAAGGCTGCTTTCCAGCCCTTCTCTTTCGGCCCTCGCAATTGTCTGGGAAAGAA TCTCGCCTATCATGAGATGCGACTCATCCTAGCCAAGGTCCTATACCACTATGATCTAAACCTGGCATCTGAATCAGTCGGCTGGGACAAGCAGAATACGTGGACGCTGTGGCAAAAAAATCGATTGATGGTTCAACTGACCCCCCGGGCTTAG